Within Pseudomonas brassicacearum, the genomic segment GTGGATTTCATCAGCACGTCGCGCACGTTCGGGCCGGACAGTTCGAGAATCTGCTGGCCGCCGCTGACGTTAACGATCTGGATATGCAGCTCGCCCAGGGCTTCGCGCAGTTTCTTCTCGGCGGCGAATTCTTCGCCAGTGGGCACCACCAGCAGCCACTCGTCCGGGCCGAGCCATTGCAGGCTGGTTTCACCCTTGACGATGACGGTCAGCGCACCTGGCAATTCCAGGCCCAAGGCCTTGTGCACGCCGGCGGCGAACGCCGGGTCGTGACCGTCGCCACGAAGGGTCAGGTGACCCAGGAGTTTTTTCTCGCGCACGGTCACGCCGGCGTTCTTGCGGCCCTTGCCCACCCTGCTTGCGAGGTCGGCATGGTGCAGCGACGACTCGGCCTTGGCCCCGGTGGTTGGGCGTTGTTGGTACACGTTGACTGCGGTCATATGGAGCACCTGTCTTGAATGCTTGCTCGACCTGCCGGTGCGTGGCGCTGCGGGAGCAAGCCTTGCTCCCACATGCCCCCACCACAGGGCTTGAATGTTAGATGTTCTGCCGATCCCCCTTCGGATCGAAGAACACCGAAGAAACAATCTCTGCCTCGATCACGCTGCCGTCGGCCAATGGTGCGAACACGCGCTCGCCCATCCGCTTGAGGCCG encodes:
- a CDS encoding sarcosine oxidase subunit gamma, producing the protein MTAVNVYQQRPTTGAKAESSLHHADLASRVGKGRKNAGVTVREKKLLGHLTLRGDGHDPAFAAGVHKALGLELPGALTVIVKGETSLQWLGPDEWLLVVPTGEEFAAEKKLREALGELHIQIVNVSGGQQILELSGPNVRDVLMKSTSYDVHPNNFPVGKAVGTVFAKSQLVIRHTGEDTWELVIRRSFSDYWWLWLQDAAAEYGLSVQG